In a single window of the Equus quagga isolate Etosha38 chromosome 7, UCLA_HA_Equagga_1.0, whole genome shotgun sequence genome:
- the AZGP1 gene encoding zinc-alpha-2-glycoprotein produces the protein MSTMVPVLLPLLLLLGPAVSQETHTGPYSLSFLYTGLSKPAKGFPRFQAIAYLNDQAFFHYDSEGRKAEPLGPWSQVEGMEDWEKESELQKAREDIFMVTLEDIMDYYKDREGSHTFQGLFGCELRNNQSSGAFWRYAYDGRDFIEFNKEIPAWVALDPAARDTKQKWEAEEVYVQRAKAYLEEECPGMLRRYLQDSKIYLDRQDPPSVSVTSHVAPGKERTLKCLAYDFYPRRIGLRWTRASDAQETESGGDILPSGNGTYLSWVVVGVPPQDRAPHSCHVEHSSLAQPLSVLWDERQEAEVKGGLGTRAQ, from the exons ATGAGCACAATGGTGCCtgtcctgctgcctctgctgctccttCTGGGTCCTGCCGTCTCCCAGGAGACTCACACTG GGCCTTACTCTCTGAGCTTCCTCTACACTGGGCTGTCCAAGCCCGCTAAGGGTTTCCCCAGGTTTCAGGCCATCGCCTACCTCAATGACCAGGCCTTCTTCCACTACGACAGCGAGGGCAGGAAGGCTGAGCCCTTGGGCCCGTGGAGCCAGGTGGAAGGGATGGAGGACTGGGAGAAGGAGAGTGAACTTCAGAAGGCCAGGGAGGACATCTTCATGGTGACCCTGGAAGACATCATGGACTATTACAAGGACAGAGAAG GGTCTCATACCTTTCAGGGACTGTTTGGTTGTGAGCTCCGGAATAACCAAAGCAGCGGAGCCTTCTGGAGGTACGCCTACGATGGACGGGACTTCATCGAATTCAACAAAGAAATCCCAGCCTGGGTCGCCCTGGACCCAGCAGCTCGGGACACCAAGCAGAAGTGGGAGGCAGAAGAAGTCTATGTGCAGCGGGCCAAGGCCTACCTGGAGGAGGAGTGCCCAGGGATGCTGCGGAGGTACCTGCAAGACAGCAAGATCTACCTGGACCGACAAG ATCCTCCCTCTGTGTCAGTCACCAGCCACGTGGCCCCAGGAAAAGAGAGGACACTCAAGTGCCTGGCCTATGACTTCTACCCACGAAGAATTGGTCTGCGCTGGACCCGGGCCAGCGATGCGCAGGAGACTGAGTCAGGGGGAGACATTCTTCCCAGTGGAAATGGCACTTACCTGTcctgggtggtggtgggagtCCCCCCTCAGGACAGAGCCCCCCACTCCTGCCACGTGGAGCACAGTAGCCTGGCTCAGCCCCTCTCTGTGCTGTGGGAtgagaggcaggaagcagaggttAAAGGTGGCTTGGGGACTCGAGCCCAGTAG